One Roseimaritima multifibrata DNA window includes the following coding sequences:
- a CDS encoding Gfo/Idh/MocA family protein yields the protein MKKVTANSNTDQSTSLTRRQLLKSTTAATVGVIACPAFVRSASLGSQLQVACIGVGAMGARTMNSVASHPKVQITALCDVDSNNLGAAAKKYPEATQHRDWREMLAKRADKFDAVTIGTPDHMHAAPAVTAIREKKHVYLQKPMATTLHECRVITTEAAKAGVVTQLGNQGRSSIQSRQTVELIRNGAIGKIKEVILWENKKLGWWPKNTDIRGAGDPVPKTLDWDLWLGVQTPRPYFANTYHPQTWRAWYGFGVGEMGDMGCHHFDTSFDALKLTAPLRVRQVTPITTGPLWGKRRKVELVFPGSDMTADDTVKLTWHDGDLRPDASRIPLPAGVDTLPESGTCWIGETGTIFKNYRGGSPVVLSDSQSPQNADLSPIAKQDHYHDWVDAIIEGREACGGFSHGGPLTEAILVGAMADRVGTDWLDWDRENLTFTNSPEANALVSRTYRDGWHVPGLG from the coding sequence ATGAAAAAAGTCACCGCAAACTCCAACACCGACCAAAGTACTTCCCTGACACGGCGGCAGCTGCTTAAAAGCACCACTGCCGCTACGGTAGGAGTCATCGCCTGCCCTGCGTTTGTACGCAGCGCGTCCCTGGGCTCCCAGTTGCAAGTCGCATGTATTGGCGTTGGCGCAATGGGCGCCCGAACGATGAATAGTGTCGCGTCCCATCCCAAGGTTCAGATCACGGCGTTATGCGACGTCGATTCGAATAACCTGGGCGCCGCTGCGAAAAAATATCCAGAAGCCACGCAACATCGCGATTGGCGGGAAATGCTTGCCAAGCGTGCCGACAAATTTGATGCGGTCACCATCGGCACCCCCGACCACATGCATGCCGCACCAGCGGTCACCGCCATCCGAGAGAAAAAGCATGTGTACCTGCAAAAACCGATGGCAACGACACTGCACGAATGCCGCGTGATCACAACCGAAGCTGCCAAGGCTGGCGTCGTCACCCAGCTCGGTAATCAAGGCCGCTCCAGCATCCAAAGTCGCCAAACGGTCGAACTGATCCGCAACGGCGCAATCGGTAAGATCAAAGAAGTGATTCTGTGGGAAAATAAGAAACTCGGCTGGTGGCCCAAGAACACCGACATCCGTGGCGCTGGTGATCCCGTACCCAAAACATTGGACTGGGATCTTTGGTTGGGCGTGCAAACGCCACGGCCCTACTTCGCCAACACTTACCATCCACAAACTTGGCGAGCTTGGTACGGATTCGGCGTCGGTGAGATGGGCGACATGGGATGCCACCATTTCGACACCAGCTTTGACGCGTTGAAGCTAACCGCGCCGCTCCGCGTAAGACAAGTCACGCCCATCACCACCGGCCCGCTGTGGGGCAAGCGGCGAAAAGTCGAACTGGTCTTTCCGGGTAGCGACATGACCGCCGATGACACGGTTAAATTGACTTGGCATGACGGCGACCTGCGTCCCGACGCAAGCCGAATCCCATTGCCGGCGGGAGTCGACACGCTACCCGAATCAGGCACCTGCTGGATTGGTGAAACCGGCACCATTTTCAAGAACTATCGTGGTGGATCGCCTGTGGTCTTATCCGATTCCCAATCCCCTCAAAACGCAGACCTTAGCCCCATCGCGAAACAGGATCACTACCACGACTGGGTCGACGCAATCATTGAAGGGCGTGAAGCCTGCGGCGGTTTCAGCCATGGCGGCCCGCTGACCGAAGCGATTTTGGTCGGAGCAATGGCC